The segment ACACCCTGCCCGCACCGGCCACCACGCTGGCCGCGCTCTGCGCCCAGGTGCGCATGCGCGGCTGCTGGGCCCTGATGCTGCAGTACGCACAGGCCCTGGACCTGCCCTTCGACGCCGCCTTCGTCAACGAGGGCCCGCTGCGCTGGATCGCCCGCAACAGCAGCAAGCCCGGGCGCAGCGGCGCCGAGAGCTGGCTGCTGCATGCCGAGGTCGAGTGGAGCGAGGCGCATCTGGAAGAGGCGCCCGAGGCGGTGGCGGCCACCCTGCTGCAGGCCTTCGCCGCCCTGGGCGGCGCGGCGCCGCAGCGCTGGAGCCTGCACCGCTGGCGCTATGCCGACAGCGCCCCCGCGCTGGACGCCGGCCATGGCTGGCAGGCCGGGCTGGGCCTGGGCCTGTGCGGCGACTGGCTGCACGGCGGCAAGGTGGAAGGCGCCTGGCTCAGCGGCCGGTCGCTGGCCGAGGCGCTGCTGGCCTCGCGCTAGCCCCTCAGCGGGCGCGCGCCTCGAACCAGCGGCCCAGCAGGGCCCGCTCGTCCTCGGTGATCTGGGTGGCGTTGTTCAGCGGCATCAGGCGCTGCTGCACCGCCTGCTGGTAGATCTGCTGGGCATGCTGCTCGACCAGCTCGGGCGTGTGCAGCTGCATGCCTTTTTGCGCCAGCTGGGCGTTGTGGCACATCACGCAGCGCTGCTCGATCACCGCCTGCACCTGGGCCAGGGTGGGCGCCGGCGCGCTGGCCGCCACCGGTGCCCGAGGCGCGGGCGCCAGGGCCAGGATCAGGCCGGCCAGCACGGCCAGGGCCGCCACGATCAGGGGCCAGGCGTTGACACCCTTGTGGCGCTTGACGAACCAGGTGCGCACCAGCACGCCCACCAGCATCAGGGCCAGCAGGGCCAGCCAGTTGTGGGCATGGCCGTAGAGCTGGCCGTAGTGGTTGCTGAGCATGGCGATCAGCACCGGCAGCGTGAAATAGGTGTTGTGCACGCTGCGCTGCTTGCCGCGCTGGCCGTAGATGGGGTTCACCGGCCGGCCGGCGCGCATGTCCGCAATCACCTGCTTCTGGCCCGGGATGATCCAGAAGAAGACATTGGCGCTCATCATGGTGGCGATCATCGCGCCCACGATCAGAAAGGCCGCCCGCCCCGCGAAGAGCTGGCAGGCCGCCCAGGCCGCAAACGCGACAAAGACCGCGATCAGGCCCAGCACCCGGCCGTCATTGCCGATGCTGCCATCCTTGTTGTGGCCGAAGCGGCGGCAGATCTGGTCATAGACCAGCCAGCCCGCGGCCAGAAAGCCCAGCGCGGCCAGCACCGCCTGCCAGGGCGCGGCCCAGGCATGAACCTGGCGGTCGATCAGAAAGCTCTCGGCATTGAAGAGATACAGCAGCACGAAGAGCGCGAAGCCGCTCATCCAGGTCCAGTAGCTCTCCCAGTAGAACCAGTGCAGATGCTGGGGCAGATTGGGCGGCGCCACCATGTACTTCTGCGGGTTGTAGAAGCCCCCGCCGTGCACGGCCCAGAGCTCGCCGTCCACGCCCTTGGCCTTGAGCTCCGGGGCCTCGGGCTTGAGCAGGTGGTTGTCCAGCCAGACGAAGTAGAAGGAGGCGCCGATCCAGGCGATGGCCACGATCACGTGCAGCCAGCGCAGCAGCAGATTGGCCCAGTCGAGCAGATAGCTAGGTTCCATACCTTGAGCAACAAGCAACGAATGGGCCGGCTACCACTGCGGGCGCTGTAATCCGGCCAGACGTCGCGCCACCGGAGCAAGGCTCCGGGCGCCGCGGCGACGTGGTGTGGACAGAAGTGTATACAGTTTCAGCTCGCCAATGAGCGGAGCCGCTCAGGGCGCCAGATCCACCGGCACGATGGCCTGCTTGAGCACGCTGCGCAGCACAAAGCTGCTGTGCACCCCGGTCACGCCGGGGATGCGGGTGAGGTGGCCCAGCAGCAGGGCCTGGTAGTGGTCCATATCGCGCACCGCCACCTTGAGCTGGTAGTCGGCCTCCTGGCCGGTGATCAGCAGGCATTCCAGCACCTCGGGCAGCAGGCCGATGGCCGTCTCGAAGGCCGCGAAGCGCTCGGGCGTGTGCACATCCATGGAGATGTAGACCAGGGCCGTGAGCGTGAGCCCCAGCTTGCGGGCGTCCACCGTGGCCCGGTAGCCGCTGATCAGGCCCGCTTCCTCCAGGGCCCGCACCCGGCGCAGGCAGGGCGAGGGCGAGAGCCCGATGCGCTCGGCCAGCTCCTGGTTGGAGAGGCGCCCCTCGCGCTGAAGGATCTCCAGAATCTGCCGATCAAACCGATCCAATTCCATCCCGATTCCACAATTGAATGCTACCCAGGCAGATTATTGCGCATTTAAGGATTTTTCAGGCAATTTCGCAATCCTCTGCCACAGGCTTCTTTCTACACTGTCAGCAACGCAGATCAAGGCGACACCTGGAGGCCAAACGCCTCGCCGTTGAGCCCGGCGCTCCACAAGAGCCCACCGGACGGCAACACGACAGACCCCAAGCCCGGCCACCCGCCGCCTTGGGGTTTGCTTTTTGGGGCGCCCGCCGCCAGCGCACAATGCAAGGCATGCATCGCCGTACCCTGCTGCGGGGCAGTGCCGCCCTGCTGAGCACCAGCCTCTGGCCCACCCGTTCCCTGCGCGCGCAGGAGGGCCCCACCGTGCGCCTGGGCATTGGCGAATGGCCGCCCTACTTCGGCCAGGGCTTGCGCCAGCACGGCGTGTTTGCCCATCTGGTCACCGAGGCCTTCCGGCGCGAAGGCCTGCAGGTGGAGTACCAGCTCATGCCCTGGAAACGTGCGCTCAGCCTGGTGGAAAGCGGGGCCCTGCATGGCTCGCCGGGCTGGGCCTTCAGCGAGGATCGGGCCCGGCTCTTCCACTACAGCGCGCCGGTCATCGTCTCGCGCGATGTGCTGTTCTACGCCCGGGAGCGCCCGCTGAACGTGCGCGGCCTGGCCGATCTGGAGGGCCGCCAGATCGGCGCCACCACCGGCTACCACTACGGACCGCAGATCGAGCAGCTGGAGCAGCAGGGCCGGCTGCGCCTGGACCGCGCGCCCAGCGACGAGCTGAGTCTGCGCAAGCTGCTGCTGGGCCGCCTGGACGGGGTGCTGATGAACCGCGAGGTGGGGCTGGAGCTGCTGCGCAGCCGCTTCAGCGCCGAGGAACGCGCCGGCATCGATCACAGCGAGCGCGCCCTCTCCGAAAAGCCCTCGCACATGCTGATGAGCCGCGCCCTGCCCGAGGTGCCGGCCCTGCTGCAGGCCTTCAACCGCGGCTTGGCCAAGCTGCAGCGCGAGGGCCTGGCCAAGCGCTGGCTGGACGAGGCCAACCGCGGCGCCTACGCCGGCGTGGCGCGCTGAGCCTGGTCGGCCCCGGGCGCCTCAGTCGCGCCAGTCCCCGCCCTGGATGGCCCGCACGATGGCCCGGCCGGTTTCCACCAGGGCCGGCGCAAACTCACCATGCAGCAGCTCGCCGCGCAGCCGGGTCGCGGCCCCGCCCACGGTCAGGGCCAGGGGCTCGCGTCCGTCGCCCAGGTCCAGGCCCACGCCGATGGCGGCAATCTCGCTCTCCCACTCGGCTTCCGAGCTGACATAGCCCTGCCCGGCCTGCTGGGCCAGGGCCTGGGCCAGGCCGGCCTCGCGCGCCGGCCAGCGCTCGGGCGCCTCGGCGCGCAGGCGCGGGGCCAGCCACTCGCGCATGCCCGGCGTGCTGGCGGCCCAGAAGGCGCGGCCCATGGCCGTCTCGGCCAGGGGCAGGCGGGTGCCCACGTCCAGGCCCAGGATCAGGCGGGCGCTGCTGCGGCAATGGGCCACATAGACCATCTGCGTCTCGTGACGCACGCCCAGGGAGATGGCCGCCTGGGTGCGCTCGGCCAGGGCTTCCATCCAGGGGCGGGCGATGCGGCCGATCTCGAAATTGCTCAGTACCGCAAAGCCCAGGCTCAGCACGCCGGGGGCCAGGGCGTAGTCGCCGCGCTCCGGGCGGTGGCGCAGATAGCCCAGGCTCACCAGGGTGAAGGCCAGGCGCGAGACCGTGGCCTGCGGCAGGCCGCTGCGGCGCGCCAGCTCCTGGTGGGCCAGCCAGCGGTCCTGCGGCCGAAAGCAGCGCAGCAGGGCCAGGCCGCGCGCCAGGGCCACCACGAAGCGACGGTCCTGCTCCGGCGGTGCCAGCGCCTCGCCCGGCCCCGCCTCGGCCCCCGCCGCCGCCGCGCGCCGGCGCCCCATCTAGGCCTGACTCCTGATAATTTTCCGCATATCGGAATAATGGCCAGGAGCGCGATGGCGGCCCATGCTCGCATTCCCCTAGCCACATTTACAGCGCCGACTTGGGCTGCGTAGACTCGATCACAAACCCGGGCACAGATTCCGCTTGGCGGAATATGAGACCCCAGCAGGAGACAAGCGCGGCCACCACCCCGTGGGGCCGCCCGCCCAGCCCATGTCCACGGCACACCTGAAGCACTGGCCTCCCGGACTGCCGCCGCAGCTGCCGCTGCCGCGCAGCCCTCTGTTTCGCCTGATCGAGCAGGCGGCCGAGCGCCACCCCGACAAGGCCTGCACCCTGTTCTATGACAGCGCCCTGAGCTACGCCGAGTTCCGCCGCGAGGCCGAGGCCCTGGCCGGCTGGCTGCAGGCCGAGCAGGGCCTGGCGCGCGGCGAGCGGGTGCTGCTGATGATGCAGAACAGCCCCCAGTGGGTGCTGGCCTACTACGCCATCCTGCGTGCGGACGCGGTGGTCGTGCCCGTCAACCCGATGAACCGCGAGGCCGAGCTGCGCCATCTGGTGCAGGACAGCGGCGCCCGCCTGGCCATCGTGGCCCAGGACCTGCTGCCCGAGGTCCTGCCCCTGCTGGGCGAGGCGGGCCTGGCGCATCTGCTGCTGGCCTGCTACCGCGACCATGTGCGCGGCCCCAGCCCCCTGCCCCTGCCCGAGTTCGTGGCCGCCCCGCCCCTGGTCACCCTGCCCGCGGGCTGCACGGCCTGGCGCACGGCCCTGGCCGCCGGCCACGCGCCGCGCCCCTGCGAGGCCGGCCCCGAGGACCTGGCGGTGATGCCCTACACCTCGGGCACCACGGGCCAGCCCAAGGCCTGCATGCACAGCCATGCCAGCGCCATGGCCAGCCTGATGGCCGGCGTGCGCTGGTTCGCGCTGGGGCCCGAGGCGGTGTTTCTCTCCGCCCTGCCCTTCTTCCATGTGACCGGCATGGTGGGCAGCATGAACGGGCCGCTCTTTCTGGGCGCCACCCTGGTCATCCTGCCGCGCTGGGATCGCGAGGCCGCCGCCGCCCTGATCGAGCGCCACCGCGTCACGGTCTGGCAGAGCATCGCCACCATGATGGTGGACTTTCTGGCCCAGCCGGGCCTTAGGCGCGAGCAGCTGGCCAGCCTGCGGGTGGTGCGCGGCGGTGGCGCGGCCATGCCGGCGGCCGTGGCCGCACGGCTCAAGGCCCTGAGCGGCCTGGACTATGTGGAGGGCTATGGCATGAGCGAGACCCTGGCCGCCACCCACATCAACCCGCCGCAGCGGCCCAAGCCGCAGTGCCTGGGCATCCCCATCTTCGGCGTGCAGGCCCGGGTGGTGGACCCCGACACCCTGGCCGAACTCCCCGCCGGCCAGGCCGGCGAGATCCTGGTGGCCGGCCCCCAGCTGATGCAGGGCTACTGGCGCCAGCCCGAGGCCACGGCCCAGAGCTTTGTGCTGCTGGACGGCCAGCGCTTTCTGCGCACCGGCGATCTGGGCTGGGTGGACGAGGACGGCTACTTCTTCATGAGCGACCGCCTCAAGCGCATGATCAACGCCTCGGGCTACAAGGTCTGGCCGGCCGAGGTGGAGGCCCTGATGTACCAGCACCCCGCGGTGCAGGAGGCCTGTGTGATCGGCGTGCCCGATGCGCGCCGCGGCGAGACGGTCAAGGCCCTGGTGGTACTGCGCGCCGGCGTGCCGGCGCCCGACGAAGCCGCCCTGATCGCCTGGTGCCACGCCCATATGGCGGCCTACAAAAGCCCGCGCCTGATCGAGTTCGTGCCCAGCCTGCCCAAGTCCGGCAGCGGCAAGCTGATGTGGCGCGAGCTGCAGGAGCAGGCCCGCCAGGCGGCCACCCCGATTCCCGACCCGCAATAACAAGCACCAAGCCCCAGGAGACAGCCATGAACCCCACCCAGCGTCAGCGTCGTCATCTCGTGCTGGCCACCGCGGCTGCGGCCGCCGGTGGCGCCCTGGGCCTGAGCCCGCGCAGCGCCCACGCCCAGGGCTACCCGGCCCGGCCCATCACCCTGATCGTGCCCTGGCCCGCGGGCGGCTCCACCGACCGCCATCTGCGCGCGCTCTCCGAGATCGCGTCCAAGCACCTGGGCCAGCCCATCCTGATCGAGAACAAGCCCGGCGGCGGCGGCACCCTGGGCCCCGGCACCATGGCCATGACGGCCAAGCCCGATGGCTACACCATCGCCCAGTACCCGCTGGGCATGCTGCGCATCCCGCATATGCAGAAGACGGCCTGGCACCCGCTGAATGACTTCAGCTTCATCATCGGCGTCTCGGGCTACACCTTCGGCTTCACCGTGCGCGCCGACTCGCCCTACAAGAGCTTCAACGACTACATCGAGGCCGCGCGCAAGGCGCCGGGCCAGATCAACTACGGCTCCACCGGCACCGGCTCCAGCCCGCATCTGCTGATGGAAGAACTGGCCGGCAACGCCAAGGTGCAGCTGACCCATGTGCCCTACAAGGGCAATGCCGATCTGCAGCAGGCCCTGCTGGGCGGCCATGTGATGGCGCAAAGCGATGCCACCGGCTGGGACAAGTTCGTGGACGGCGGCCAGATGCGCCTGCTGCTCACCTTCGGCGAGCAGCGCACCAAGCGCTGGCCCCAGGTGCCCACGGCCAAGGAGCTGGGCTATGGCGTGGTCTCCACCTCGCCCTACGGTCTGGTAGGCCCCAAGGGCATGGACCCGGCCATCGTCGCGGCCCTGCACGATGCCTTCAAGAAGGCCATGGACGATCCCAAGCATCTGGAACTGCTGGAGCAGCTCAACCAGTCCATGTGGTACCGCAATGGCGCCGACTACCGTGCCTGGGCCAGCGAGACCTATGCCAAGGACAAGGTCCTGATCGAGCGCCTGGGCCTGGCGGCCAAGTGAGGGCCTGAGCCCATGTCGGACGCCCCGGCCTTTCGCACCCTGCCCGATCTGGTGCGCGAGCATGCGCAGGCGCGGCCCGAGGCGCCGGCCCTGCGCGGCAGCGGCCCGGCCCTCAGCTATGGCGAGCTGGACGCGCTGATGGACCGCGTGGCCGCCGCCCTGCAGCGCGAGGGCCTGGGGCCGGGCGACTGCATCGCCCTGGCGGGCCTGGCCACGCCGCTGCAGGCCGCGCTCTTCCTGGGCGCGCTGCGGGCGGGCGTGGTGGTGGCGCCGCTGGCGGGCTCGGTCACGCCCGAGGTCTTTGCCGGCATGCTGGCCGATGCCCAGGCCCGCCTGCTCTTTCTGGACGCCAGCGTGGCCGAGCTGGTCCCGCCCGGCCTGCCCTGCCTGGATCTGGCGCGCGATCTGCCCGCCTGGCTGGCCCCGCCCGGCGCGCGGCCCGCGCCGGTGAGCCTGACGCCCGAGGCGCCCTTCAACATCATCTATTCCTCCGGCACCACCGGCCGGCCCAAGGGCATCGTGCAGTCGCATGGCATGCGCTGGGCCCATGTGCTGCGCGGCGCGCGTTATGGCTACGGGCCGGCGGCCCGCACCCTGCTGGCCACGCCGCTCTACTCCAACACCACCCTGGTGGTCTTCGTGCCCAGCCTCGCCTACGGCGGCTGCGTGAGCCTGATGAGCAAGTTCGAGGCCGGCGCCTATCTGGCCCTGGCCGCGGCCGAGCGCAGCACCCACACCATGCTGGTGCCCGTGCAGTACCAGCGCCTGATGGACCACCCGGACTTCGAGCGCCACGACCTCGCCAGCTTCCAGCTCAAGTTCTGCACCAGCGCGCCCTTCTCGGCGGCGCTCAAGGGCCAGGTCTTGCGGCGCTGGCCCGGCGGCCTGATCGAGTTCTACGGCATGACCGAGGGCGGCGGCACCTGCATCCTTGAGGCCCATCTGCACCCCGACAAGCTGCACACCGTGGGCCGGCCCCAGCCCGGCCACGACATCCGCCTGATCGACGAGGCCGGCCGCGAGCTGCCGCCCGGAGAGGCCGGCGAGGTGGTGGGCCATTCGCCCGCCATGATGAGCGGCTACCACGGCCAGCCCGAGAAGACCCGCGAGGCCGAGTGGTACGCCCCCGATGGCCAGCGCTTCATACGCACCGGCGATATCGGCCGCTTCGACGCGCAGGGCTTTCTGAGCCTGATCGACCGCAAGAAGGACATGATCATCTCGGGCGGCTTCAATATCTACCCCAGCGATCTGGAGGCCCAGCTGGGCCAGCACCCCGGCGTGGCCGAGGCCGCGGTGGTGGGCGTGCCCAGCGCCTGGGGCGAGAGCCCGGTGGCCTATGTGGTGCCGCGCCCCGGCGCGCCCGAGCCCGCGGTACTGCGCGACTGGCTCAATGCCCGCGTGGGCAAGACCCAGCGCCTGCTGGCCCTGCACTATCTGGATGCGCTGCCAAGGAGCGCCATCGGCAAGGTGCTCAAGCGCGAGCTGCGCGAGCGAGACGAGAGCAAACCGGAGACCGAACAATGAGCATCAACCGCCGCGAGTTCACCGCCGCCACCCTGGGCGCGCTGGCCCTGCCCGCCGCGCAGGCGCAGCCTGCCGCCTGGCCCGCCCGGCCCATCAAGCTCATCGTGCCCTACCCGCCCGGCGGCTTCACCGATGTGACGGCCCGCCTGATCGCCCAGAAGCTGCAGGAACGTCTGGGCCAGCCGGTGCTGGTGGACAACAAGCCGGGTGCCAACAGCCTGATCGGCGTGGACCTGATGGCCAAGTCCCCGGCCGACGGCTACACCCTGGCGGTGGTGATTGCCGCCTATGCCGCCAACACCAGCCTCTACCCCAAGCTGCCCTATGACCCGGCCAGGGACATCGCGCCCGTCTCGCTGATCGGGCTCTCGCCCCTGGTGGCCGCGGTCAACAACGACGCGCCCTTCAAGACGGCCGCCGAGCTGGTGGCCTATGCCAGGCGCCACCCCGGCAAGATCAGCTTCGGCTCCAGCGGCAATGGCTCGGCCGCCCACCTCAGCACCGAGCTGCTCAAGGCCCTGACCGGCAGCTATATGGTGCACATCCCCTACCGCGGCGCGGCGGCGGCCCTGACCGATCTGATGGGCGGCCAGATCCAGCTCTTTCTGGACGCCGCCTCGGGCCTGATCAACCCGGGCAAGAGCGGCAAGGTGCGCCTGATCGGTGTGGCCGCCGACAAGCGCCTGCCTGCCCTGCCCGATGTGCCCACCTTCATCGAGCAGGGTGTGGCCGGCTTCACCGGCAGCACCTGGGCCGGCCTGCTGGCCCCGGCCGGCACGCCGGCCGAGATCCTGCGCCGCGTGGCCGCCGAGGTGGATGCGCTCGTGCGCGGCGACGCCGAGCTGCGCCGCAAGTTCGAGGACATGGGCACCGTGCCCATGGGCGGCAGCAGCGCCGACTTCGCCGCCTTCCTCGCTAGCGAGACCGCCAAGTGGGGCAAGGTGATCCGCGAGGCCAAGGTCAAGGCGGACTGAGCCCGGCCAAGCGGGCTTGCGCCGGATACCCCCCGGGGGTATAGAATCCGCCACATGCCCCACTCCCCCGAAGACAAGCGCAAGGCCCTGGCCCGGGTGCGGCGCCTGCGTGGCCAGGTCGAGGCCCTGGAGCGCGCGTTGGAGGCCGGCGCCGACTGCGCGCCGGTGCTGCAGCAGATGGCCGCCATCCGCGGCGCCGTCAACGGCCTGATGTCCGAGGTGCTGGAGTCGCACATCCGCGAAACCCTGGCCGCCCTGCCCACGGGGGCTGGCGGTGCAGACGCACGCGAAACCCAGACCGACCAACTCGCCCAGGACCTCAGCGGCCTGGTGCGCAGCTATCTGCGCTGAGGCGCAGAGGCTTAGAGCCATAGAGCCACCACCCCATTCCCAAGGAGAAGCCCCATGAAGTCCCGTGCCGCCGTTGCCTTTGCCGCTGGCCAGCCCCTGCAGATCGTCGAGCTCGACGTGGCCCCGCCCCAGAAGGGCGAGGTGCTGGTCGAGGTCAAGGCGACCGGCATCTGCCATACGGACGACTTCACGCTGTCGGGCGCCGATCCGGAAGGCCTCTTCCCGGCCATCCTCGGCCATGAGGGCGCGGGCGTGGTCGTCGATGTCGGCCCGGGCGTCACCTCCGTCAAGAAGGGCGACCATGTCATTCCGCTCTACACGCCCGAATGCCGTGAGTGCTATTCGTGCCTGTCGCGCAAGACCAACCTGTGCACCGCCATCCGCGCCACGCAAGGCCAGGGCCTGATGCCCGACGGCACCTCCCGCTTCTCCATCGGCAAGGACAAGATCCACCACTATATGGGCTGCTCGACCTTCGCCAACTACACGGTCCTGCCCGAGATCGCGCTCGCCAAGGTCAATCCGGACGCCCCCTTCGACAAGATCTGCTACATCGGCTGCGGCGTGACGACCGGCATCGGCGCCGTCATCAACACGGCCAAGGTCGAGATCGGCTCGACGGCCATCGTCTTCGGCCTCGGCGGTATCGGCCTCAACGTGCTGCAGGGCCTGCGCCTTGCCGGTGCGGACATGATCATCGGCGTCGACATCAATCCCGATCGCAAGGCCTGGGGCGAGAAGTTCGGCATGACCCACTTCGTCAATCCGAAGGAGGTCGGCGACGACATCGTGCCCTATCTCGTCAACATGACGAAGCGGAACGGCGACCTGATCGGCGGGGCGGACTACACGTTCGACTGCACGGGCAACACCAGGGTGATGCGCCAGGCGCTGGAAGCCTCGCATCGCGGCTGGGGCAAGTCGGTCATCATCGGTGTTGCCGGCGCGGGACAGGAAATCTCGACGCGCCCGTTCCAGCTGGTCACCGGCCGCAACTGGATGGGCACGGCCTTCGGCGGCGCGCGCGGCCGCACGGATGTGCCGAAGATCGTCGACTGGTACATGGAGGGCAAGATCCAGATCGATCCGATGATCACCCACACCATGCCGCTCGAAGAGATCAACAACGGCTTCGACCTGATGCATTCCGGCAAGTCCATCCGCGGCGTGGTCGTCTATTGAGCGCCCCTCCCTCATGGAAAGAATCGAGCAACACGCCAGCTTCGGCGGCCGTCAGGAAGTCTGGAAGCACACCAGCACCAGCCTGGGCTGCGAGATGCGCCTGGGCGTCTACCTGCCGCCGGCCGCCCTGGCGGGCGAGCGCTGCCCGGTGCTGTACTGGCTCTCGGGCCTGACCTGCAGCGAGCAGAACTTCATCACCAAGGCCGGCGCTCAGGCCCATGCGGCCGCACGCGGCCTGATCCTGGTGGCGCCCGACACCAGCCCCCGCGGCGAGGCCGTGGCCAATGATCCGGCCTACGACCTGGGCCAGGGCGCGGGCTTCTACCTCAATGCCACGCAGGCGCCCTGGGCGCCGCACTTCCGCATGGAAGACTATGTGGTGCAGGAGCTGCCCGCCCTGGTGGAGGCGCAGTTCCCCGCCAGCACGCGGCGCGCCCTCTTCGGCCACTCCATGGGCGGCCATGGGGCGCTGAGCCTGGCCCTGCGGCACCCGGGCCGCTATGCCAGCGTCTCGGCCTTCTCGCCCATCGTGGCACCCAGCCAGGTGCCCTGGGGCCAGAAGGCCTTCAGCGCCTATCTGGGCGCGGACAACCCGGCAGCCTGGGCGGCCCACGACACGGTGGCCCTGATCCAGGCCGCGCGCGAGGAACGCCTGCCCCTGCTGGTGGACCAGGGCGAGGCGGACGAGTTCCTGGCCGGCCAGCTCAGGCCCGAGCTGCTGGAGCAGGCCTGCGCGGCCACCGGTCATCCGCTGACCCTGCGCCGCCACGCCGGCTACGACCACAGCTACTACTTCATCGCCAGCTTCATCGGCGATCACATCGCGCATCACGCGCGGGCGCTGCGCCCCTGAGCCCCGAGGCGCTGGGGCCTAAGCGCCCCAGCCCTGCAGCAGCTGGGCCACCACGGCCACCGCGATCACGGCCGGCTGCTTGCCGCTGATGCCGGGCACGCCGATGGGGCAGCACACCCCGGCCAGTTCCTCGGCCGTGAAGCCGCGGGCCTCCAGGCGGTGGCGGAAGGTGGCCCATTTGCTCTTGCTGCCGATCAGGCCGATGAAGGGCAGATCACCCCGCTCGCGGCGGCGCAGCAGGCAGGCAGCCACGATGTCCAGGTCCTCGGCATGGCTGAAGCTCATGATGAGCACGCGCGCGCCGGGGGCCAGGTCTTGCACGGCGGCCTGCACCGGGTCGGAATGCTCGGCGCGCACGTTCTCGGGCAGGGGCTCGGGAAAGATCTCGTCGCGGCTGTCAAACCATTGCAGCTCGGCCGGCAGCTCGGCCAGCAGGCGCACGATGGCCCGGCCCACATGGCCGCCACCGAACAGGGCCACCGGCAGACGCAGCTCGCCATCGGCCAGGCGAGACTTCAGGCCCGGGATATCGGCCGGACCCAGCAGGGCGAAGTCCAGACCCACCACGCCGCCGCAGCACTGGCCCAGGCTGGGCCCCAGGGCAAAGCGCCGACGGGGCTCGAGCACGGCGCCGGCGGCCAGGATGGCGCGGGCCTGGGCCATGGCCTCGAACTCCAGATGCCCGCCGCCTATGGTGCCGATCAGGGCCTGACGGCCCACGGCCATCCAGGCGCCCACCTCGCGCGGCCCGCTGCCCTGCACCTCGGCCACGCGCACCAGCACCGCCGGCTCGGCGGCCAGCAGCAGGGCGAGTTCCTGCCACGGCCGCATCAGCACATCCCCGAGCAAGGCAGCGAAAGCGCCCGCACAACCGCGCGGCCAGCGTGGCTCCGGCTTCGCCGGGCCACCGCTGGCGCCCCCTTGAGGGGGCCGGCGCAGCCGGTAGGGGGTGGTCTCATCCTTTCAGCTGCCGCGGTAGGTGGAATAGGACCAGGGGCTGGCCAGCAGGGGCACGTGGTAATGCCCGTCGGTATCGGCAATGCCGAAGTCCAGCGGCACCTCGTCCAGGAAGGCCGGCTCGGGCAGCTGCACGCCACGGCCCTTGAAGTAGGCGGCCACGCCAAAGACCAGGCGGTAGCGGCCGGCCTGCAGGGCCTCGCCCGCCAGCAGCGGGGCATCGGCCCGGCCGTCGCTGTTGAGCGTGAGGCGCTTGAGCTCCTGCGCGCTGCCATCCGCCGCCAGGCGGTAGAGGCGCACGGCCATGCCCGCGGCGGGGCTGCCGTGCATGGTGTCCAGCACATGGGTAGTCAGCTTGCCGGTCTGTGTGCTCATTTCTTGCTCGTCCTCAGCTCATCCGCGATAGCGGCAAAGTGTATACACTTCTGCGCACACCTCCGAACTTCGCCATGAGCGCCGACCAGGACAGCACCACCGCCCGCATTGCCGCCTCCATCACCGCCGCCATCGTGGAGCGGCGCCTGATGCCCGGCACCAAGCTGGCCGAGCAGAAGCTGGCCGATATCTATCACTGCTCGCGCACCCTGGTGCGCCAGGCCCTGAACCAGCTCAGCCGCGACCGCCTCGTCACCCTGCACCCCGCGCGCGGCGCCTTTGTGGCCGAGCCCAGCGTGGAGGAAGCGCGCCAGGTCTTCGAGACCCGCCAGATGCTGGAGAGCGCCATGCTGGGCCAGCTGGTGGAGCGCATCACCCCGG is part of the Shinella sp. XGS7 genome and harbors:
- a CDS encoding class I adenylate-forming enzyme family protein gives rise to the protein MSDAPAFRTLPDLVREHAQARPEAPALRGSGPALSYGELDALMDRVAAALQREGLGPGDCIALAGLATPLQAALFLGALRAGVVVAPLAGSVTPEVFAGMLADAQARLLFLDASVAELVPPGLPCLDLARDLPAWLAPPGARPAPVSLTPEAPFNIIYSSGTTGRPKGIVQSHGMRWAHVLRGARYGYGPAARTLLATPLYSNTTLVVFVPSLAYGGCVSLMSKFEAGAYLALAAAERSTHTMLVPVQYQRLMDHPDFERHDLASFQLKFCTSAPFSAALKGQVLRRWPGGLIEFYGMTEGGGTCILEAHLHPDKLHTVGRPQPGHDIRLIDEAGRELPPGEAGEVVGHSPAMMSGYHGQPEKTREAEWYAPDGQRFIRTGDIGRFDAQGFLSLIDRKKDMIISGGFNIYPSDLEAQLGQHPGVAEAAVVGVPSAWGESPVAYVVPRPGAPEPAVLRDWLNARVGKTQRLLALHYLDALPRSAIGKVLKRELRERDESKPETEQ
- the fghA gene encoding S-formylglutathione hydrolase, yielding MERIEQHASFGGRQEVWKHTSTSLGCEMRLGVYLPPAALAGERCPVLYWLSGLTCSEQNFITKAGAQAHAAARGLILVAPDTSPRGEAVANDPAYDLGQGAGFYLNATQAPWAPHFRMEDYVVQELPALVEAQFPASTRRALFGHSMGGHGALSLALRHPGRYASVSAFSPIVAPSQVPWGQKAFSAYLGADNPAAWAAHDTVALIQAAREERLPLLVDQGEADEFLAGQLRPELLEQACAATGHPLTLRRHAGYDHSYYFIASFIGDHIAHHARALRP
- the xdhC gene encoding xanthine dehydrogenase accessory protein XdhC — encoded protein: MRPWQELALLLAAEPAVLVRVAEVQGSGPREVGAWMAVGRQALIGTIGGGHLEFEAMAQARAILAAGAVLEPRRRFALGPSLGQCCGGVVGLDFALLGPADIPGLKSRLADGELRLPVALFGGGHVGRAIVRLLAELPAELQWFDSRDEIFPEPLPENVRAEHSDPVQAAVQDLAPGARVLIMSFSHAEDLDIVAACLLRRRERGDLPFIGLIGSKSKWATFRHRLEARGFTAEELAGVCCPIGVPGISGKQPAVIAVAVVAQLLQGWGA
- a CDS encoding S-(hydroxymethyl)glutathione dehydrogenase/class III alcohol dehydrogenase, encoding MKSRAAVAFAAGQPLQIVELDVAPPQKGEVLVEVKATGICHTDDFTLSGADPEGLFPAILGHEGAGVVVDVGPGVTSVKKGDHVIPLYTPECRECYSCLSRKTNLCTAIRATQGQGLMPDGTSRFSIGKDKIHHYMGCSTFANYTVLPEIALAKVNPDAPFDKICYIGCGVTTGIGAVINTAKVEIGSTAIVFGLGGIGLNVLQGLRLAGADMIIGVDINPDRKAWGEKFGMTHFVNPKEVGDDIVPYLVNMTKRNGDLIGGADYTFDCTGNTRVMRQALEASHRGWGKSVIIGVAGAGQEISTRPFQLVTGRNWMGTAFGGARGRTDVPKIVDWYMEGKIQIDPMITHTMPLEEINNGFDLMHSGKSIRGVVVY
- a CDS encoding tripartite tricarboxylate transporter substrate binding protein: MSINRREFTAATLGALALPAAQAQPAAWPARPIKLIVPYPPGGFTDVTARLIAQKLQERLGQPVLVDNKPGANSLIGVDLMAKSPADGYTLAVVIAAYAANTSLYPKLPYDPARDIAPVSLIGLSPLVAAVNNDAPFKTAAELVAYARRHPGKISFGSSGNGSAAHLSTELLKALTGSYMVHIPYRGAAAALTDLMGGQIQLFLDAASGLINPGKSGKVRLIGVAADKRLPALPDVPTFIEQGVAGFTGSTWAGLLAPAGTPAEILRRVAAEVDALVRGDAELRRKFEDMGTVPMGGSSADFAAFLASETAKWGKVIREAKVKAD
- a CDS encoding metal/formaldehyde-sensitive transcriptional repressor, which gives rise to MPHSPEDKRKALARVRRLRGQVEALERALEAGADCAPVLQQMAAIRGAVNGLMSEVLESHIRETLAALPTGAGGADARETQTDQLAQDLSGLVRSYLR